A genomic stretch from Bacterioplanes sanyensis includes:
- a CDS encoding TetR/AcrR family transcriptional regulator: MPVAVDGRRRLQPEERKRLLLSHAVEVFAQRGIGRGGHTEISERGGVSVATVFNYFKTREALVNDVLVEVEQFLLQLAEDVYKDHEDPVQAIRAHIKAFLQACEEHPEYIKVWLEWSASVREDIWPSYLEFQNKLLDIISKQIDKGIKSGQLEPGLAPKERARWALGNAQMLVSMVFDPNGKPRGMANMVERGFDHLLGVKA; this comes from the coding sequence ATGCCTGTAGCCGTTGATGGACGTCGTCGTCTGCAACCCGAGGAGCGCAAGCGCCTATTACTGTCTCATGCGGTCGAAGTGTTTGCCCAACGTGGCATTGGTCGCGGCGGTCATACCGAAATTTCCGAAAGAGGTGGCGTCTCTGTTGCCACCGTATTCAATTATTTCAAAACACGTGAAGCACTGGTGAATGACGTTCTGGTCGAAGTTGAGCAATTTTTGCTGCAACTGGCAGAAGATGTGTATAAAGATCATGAAGATCCGGTGCAAGCCATTCGCGCCCACATCAAAGCGTTTTTACAGGCCTGTGAAGAACACCCTGAATACATCAAGGTATGGCTGGAATGGAGCGCCTCCGTGCGCGAAGACATCTGGCCCTCGTACCTGGAGTTCCAAAACAAGCTGCTGGACATCATCTCCAAGCAAATCGACAAGGGCATCAAAAGTGGTCAATTAGAGCCCGGCTTGGCGCCCAAAGAACGGGCACGCTGGGCATTGGGTAATGCACAAATGCTGGTGTCTATGGTGTTTGACCCCAATGGCAAACCTCGTGGCATGGCCAATATGGTCGAGCGCGGCTTTGATCACCTACTCGGCGTCAAAGCTTAA
- the greA gene encoding transcription elongation factor GreA, which yields MQKYPMTKEGEQALRDELQQLKSVERPKVIEAIAEAREHGDLKENAEYHAAREQQGFIEGRIQDIEGKLSNAQVIDITSIPHTGKVLFGTTVSIINCDTDEEVQYKIVGDDEADIKNNRISISSPIARALIGKEEGDIVVVQVPAGAVEYEIDQVQHV from the coding sequence ATGCAAAAATACCCTATGACCAAAGAAGGCGAACAGGCACTGCGTGATGAGCTGCAACAGCTCAAAAGTGTCGAGCGCCCGAAGGTGATTGAGGCCATTGCTGAAGCACGTGAGCACGGCGATTTGAAAGAAAATGCTGAGTATCACGCTGCACGTGAGCAACAGGGGTTTATTGAAGGCCGTATCCAGGATATCGAAGGTAAGCTGTCCAACGCTCAGGTGATTGATATCACCAGCATCCCGCACACGGGCAAAGTGCTGTTTGGCACCACCGTCAGTATCATTAACTGTGACACTGACGAAGAAGTGCAATACAAGATTGTTGGCGACGACGAAGCGGACATTAAAAACAACCGCATCTCTATTTCGTCACCGATCGCGCGTGCGCTGATTGGTAAGGAAGAAGGCGACATCGTTGTTGTTCAAGTTCCTGCCGGTGCGGTGGAATATGAAATTGACCAGGTTCAGCACGTCTAA
- the dnaJ gene encoding molecular chaperone DnaJ: MSKRDYYEILGVARDVDSKELKRAYRKLAMKYHPDRNPDDPEADAKFKEATEAYEILGDEQKRAAYDQYGHAGVDPNAGGGFGGGGGANFSDIFGDVFGDIFGGGGGRGGRGGPQRGADLRYTMELTLEEAVRGVEKTIRVPTLVGCEPCGGSGAKPGTSPKTCTTCGGQGQVRMQQGFFSVQQTCPTCRGQGTIIEDPCDSCHGRGVKEETKTLSVKIPPGVDTGDRIRLSGEGEAGAMGGPAGDLYVQVSVREHDLFQRDGRNLYCDVPISIVDAALGGELEVPTLDGRVKLKIPAETQSGKLFRLRGKGVTPVRGGSPGDLLCRVQVETPVNLTSEQKELLRQFQASLNGEKHSPKKTGWFDGVKKFFEEI; this comes from the coding sequence ATGTCAAAACGAGATTATTACGAAATTCTGGGTGTGGCGCGCGACGTTGACAGCAAAGAGCTGAAGCGCGCTTATCGCAAGCTGGCGATGAAATACCACCCGGACCGCAACCCGGATGACCCGGAAGCCGACGCCAAATTTAAAGAAGCGACCGAAGCCTACGAAATACTGGGCGATGAGCAAAAGCGCGCAGCCTATGACCAGTATGGTCATGCCGGTGTTGACCCGAATGCGGGCGGCGGCTTTGGTGGCGGCGGCGGTGCCAACTTTAGCGACATCTTTGGCGATGTATTCGGCGATATTTTTGGTGGCGGCGGTGGTCGTGGCGGCCGCGGCGGCCCGCAGCGCGGTGCCGATTTGCGCTACACCATGGAGCTGACGCTGGAAGAAGCCGTGCGTGGTGTGGAAAAAACCATCCGCGTGCCAACCTTGGTAGGTTGTGAGCCTTGCGGTGGCAGCGGTGCCAAGCCTGGCACGTCACCGAAAACCTGTACCACCTGTGGCGGTCAGGGCCAGGTGCGCATGCAGCAAGGTTTTTTCTCGGTGCAGCAGACCTGCCCGACCTGTCGTGGACAGGGCACCATCATTGAAGATCCGTGCGATAGCTGCCATGGCCGTGGTGTCAAAGAAGAGACCAAAACCCTGTCGGTGAAGATTCCGCCGGGTGTTGATACTGGCGATCGCATTCGTTTATCGGGTGAGGGTGAAGCCGGTGCCATGGGTGGCCCTGCGGGCGATCTGTATGTGCAGGTGAGTGTGCGCGAACACGATCTGTTCCAGCGTGATGGCCGTAACCTCTACTGTGATGTGCCGATCAGCATTGTTGATGCAGCGCTGGGCGGTGAGTTGGAAGTGCCGACTCTGGATGGTCGCGTGAAGCTGAAGATTCCGGCAGAAACGCAAAGTGGCAAGCTGTTCCGTCTGCGTGGCAAGGGTGTGACTCCTGTACGCGGTGGATCGCCCGGCGACCTGTTATGTCGCGTGCAAGTGGAAACGCCGGTGAATCTGACCAGCGAGCAGAAAGAGCTGTTGCGTCAGTTCCAAGCATCACTGAATGGCGAAAAACACTCACCGAAAAAAACCGGCTGGTTTGATGGTGTGAAAAAGTTCTTTGAGGAAATCTGA
- the dapB gene encoding 4-hydroxy-tetrahydrodipicolinate reductase, translating into MTRIAIAGAAGRMGRVLIEAVEQHEQASLGAAFVLSNDPMLGVDAGALAGLGKTLEVNTSASIADQIDEFDVLIDFTSPVSTIANVELCRAAGKPIVIGTTGLDEAQKAQLQASSVDHPIVFAANYSVGVNLCLNLLRMAASVMGDDSDIEVIEMHHRHKVDAPSGTALRMGEVLAETMGWDLKEVAVYGRDGHTGARPHKQIGFETIRGGDVVGDHTVMFATEGERVEITHKAQSRMTFAKGAVRAALWAVDQPQGLYGMQDVLGF; encoded by the coding sequence ATGACACGAATTGCGATTGCCGGTGCTGCCGGTCGAATGGGCCGGGTGCTGATCGAAGCGGTGGAGCAACACGAACAGGCCTCGTTGGGTGCGGCCTTTGTGCTGTCCAATGACCCTATGTTGGGAGTTGATGCTGGTGCTTTGGCTGGCTTAGGCAAGACGTTGGAGGTCAACACCAGTGCGTCCATTGCCGATCAGATTGACGAGTTTGATGTGCTGATCGACTTTACGTCACCGGTGTCGACCATCGCCAATGTAGAGTTATGTCGCGCAGCGGGCAAACCGATTGTGATTGGCACCACCGGGTTGGATGAAGCGCAAAAGGCGCAGTTGCAAGCGTCGTCTGTGGATCATCCAATCGTGTTTGCGGCCAATTATTCGGTGGGTGTGAATCTGTGCCTGAATTTGCTGCGCATGGCGGCGTCAGTCATGGGCGACGACAGTGATATCGAAGTCATTGAAATGCATCACCGCCACAAGGTCGATGCGCCATCTGGCACGGCGCTGCGCATGGGCGAAGTGTTGGCGGAAACCATGGGTTGGGATCTGAAAGAAGTCGCTGTCTATGGTCGCGACGGTCATACCGGTGCGCGGCCGCATAAGCAGATTGGCTTTGAAACCATTCGTGGCGGTGATGTGGTGGGGGATCACACTGTGATGTTTGCCACCGAAGGCGAGCGCGTGGAAATTACCCATAAAGCACAAAGTCGCATGACCTTTGCCAAAGGTGCCGTGCGAGCTGCGCTGTGGGCTGTGGATCAGCCGCAGGGGCTGTATGGCATGCAGGACGTGTTGGGCTTTTAA
- the carB gene encoding carbamoyl-phosphate synthase large subunit — MPKRSDISSILIIGAGPIVIGQACEFDYSGAQACKALREEGYRVILVNSNPATIMTDPVMADATYIEPISVEAVAKIIEKERPDALLPTMGGQTALNCALGLEQAGVLEKFGVEMIGANADTIDKAEDRDRFDQAMKNIGLECPRAGIAHSLEEAREVQKDLGFPCIIRPSFTMGGSGGGIAYNKEEFEEICQRGLDLSPTNELLIDESLIGWKEYEMEVVRDKNDNCIIVCSIENFDPMGVHTGDSITVAPAQTLTDKEYQLMRDASLAVLREIGVETGGSNVQFGVDPKTGRVVVIEMNPRVSRSSALASKATGFPIAKVAAKLAVGYTLDELQNDITGGATPASFEPSIDYVVTKIPRFTFEKFPQADARLTTQMKSVGEVMAMGRTQQESLQKALRGLEVGATGFNPKVDLEADGARDKIFAELNTPGAERIWYIADAFRMGMSVEEVFAHCAVDPWFLVQIEDLIKEEAEVAASSAHSLDADRIYRLKRKGFSDARLAELLGVSEKAFRKQRQKMGVRPVYKRVDTCAAEFATDTAYMYSTYEEECEAAPSERDKIIVLGGGPNRIGQGIEFDYCCVHAAFAAKEEGFEAIMVNCNPETVSTDYDTSDRLYFEPLTLEDVLEIVDKEQPKGVIVQYGGQTPLKLANELEAAGVPIIGTSPEAIDRAEDRERFQQMIQRLGLKQPVNATVTSAEEAVAKANDIGYPLVVRPSYVLGGRAMEIVNDETSLRRYMREAVQVSNDSPVLLDYFLNRAVEVDIDAVCDGEQVVIGGIMQHIEQAGIHSGDSACSLPPYSLPADVQDEMRDMVCKMALELGVIGLMNTQLAWQDGEIYVIEVNPRASRTVPFVSKCIGTSLAAIAAKVMAGKTLAELGFTEEIIPPYFSVKEAVFPFNKFQDVDPILGPEMKSTGEVMGAGTSFGEAFYKAQLGAGASIPHGGVAFVSVRDADKDGVVDVAKGLIACGFTLVSTSGTCKALQQAGVAVDHVNKVTEGRPHIVDMIKNDEIALIVNTTEGAQAIIDSADIRRSALQHKVYYTTTLAGAEAVVEALRSPGLNEVRRLQELHASI, encoded by the coding sequence ATGCCAAAACGTAGCGATATCAGCAGTATTTTGATCATTGGCGCTGGTCCGATTGTGATCGGTCAGGCCTGTGAGTTTGACTATTCCGGCGCCCAGGCCTGCAAGGCCCTGCGCGAAGAAGGTTACCGCGTCATTCTGGTGAACTCGAACCCAGCCACCATCATGACCGATCCGGTGATGGCCGACGCTACTTACATTGAGCCGATCAGTGTGGAAGCAGTGGCGAAAATTATCGAAAAAGAGCGCCCCGATGCGTTGCTGCCGACCATGGGTGGCCAAACTGCGTTGAACTGTGCCCTTGGCCTAGAGCAGGCTGGCGTATTGGAGAAGTTCGGCGTTGAAATGATTGGTGCCAATGCCGACACCATCGACAAAGCCGAAGACCGGGATCGTTTTGACCAGGCGATGAAAAACATCGGTCTGGAATGTCCACGTGCTGGCATTGCCCACTCGCTGGAAGAAGCACGCGAAGTGCAAAAAGACTTGGGCTTTCCGTGCATTATTCGCCCGTCGTTCACTATGGGCGGCAGTGGTGGTGGCATCGCCTATAACAAAGAAGAGTTTGAAGAGATTTGCCAGCGCGGTCTGGACTTGTCTCCCACCAATGAGCTGCTGATCGATGAGTCGCTGATTGGCTGGAAAGAGTACGAGATGGAAGTGGTGCGTGATAAAAACGACAACTGCATCATCGTTTGCTCGATCGAAAACTTCGATCCTATGGGCGTGCACACTGGCGACTCCATCACCGTCGCGCCAGCACAAACCCTGACCGACAAAGAATATCAGCTGATGCGCGACGCATCCCTAGCGGTATTGCGTGAGATTGGCGTGGAAACCGGCGGTTCAAACGTACAGTTTGGTGTGGACCCTAAAACTGGTCGCGTGGTGGTGATTGAGATGAACCCGCGGGTATCGCGCTCATCAGCACTGGCTTCCAAAGCCACTGGCTTCCCGATTGCCAAAGTCGCTGCCAAGTTGGCGGTGGGTTACACCCTGGACGAGCTGCAAAACGACATTACTGGCGGTGCGACGCCAGCCTCGTTTGAGCCATCCATCGACTACGTCGTGACCAAAATTCCACGCTTCACCTTTGAAAAATTCCCGCAAGCCGATGCCCGTTTGACCACGCAAATGAAATCCGTGGGCGAAGTGATGGCCATGGGCCGCACGCAGCAAGAATCGCTGCAAAAAGCACTGCGCGGTTTGGAAGTGGGCGCCACTGGCTTTAATCCTAAGGTGGACCTCGAAGCAGACGGCGCTCGCGATAAGATTTTTGCCGAACTGAACACTCCTGGGGCCGAGCGCATTTGGTACATCGCCGATGCCTTTCGCATGGGCATGAGCGTTGAAGAAGTGTTCGCTCACTGTGCTGTGGACCCTTGGTTCCTGGTTCAGATTGAAGATCTGATCAAAGAAGAAGCGGAAGTTGCTGCCAGCAGCGCGCATTCGTTGGATGCCGACCGTATTTATCGCCTCAAGCGCAAGGGCTTCTCCGATGCGCGCTTAGCCGAGCTGTTGGGCGTGAGCGAAAAAGCGTTCCGTAAGCAACGCCAGAAGATGGGTGTGCGCCCAGTGTACAAGCGTGTCGATACCTGTGCGGCCGAGTTCGCCACCGACACGGCGTACATGTACTCCACTTACGAAGAAGAGTGTGAGGCAGCGCCATCTGAGCGCGATAAGATCATCGTGCTGGGTGGTGGTCCTAACCGCATTGGTCAGGGCATTGAGTTCGACTACTGTTGTGTGCACGCCGCTTTCGCCGCTAAGGAAGAAGGCTTCGAAGCCATCATGGTCAACTGTAACCCGGAAACGGTTTCTACCGACTATGACACTTCAGACCGCCTGTACTTTGAGCCGCTGACGCTGGAAGACGTGCTGGAAATCGTCGACAAAGAGCAGCCGAAGGGTGTGATCGTGCAGTACGGTGGTCAAACGCCGCTCAAGCTGGCGAATGAACTGGAAGCGGCGGGCGTGCCAATCATCGGCACCTCTCCAGAGGCCATTGATCGTGCAGAAGACCGTGAGCGTTTCCAGCAGATGATTCAGCGTCTGGGACTGAAACAGCCGGTGAATGCAACGGTCACCTCGGCAGAAGAAGCGGTGGCGAAAGCCAACGACATCGGTTATCCACTGGTGGTGCGTCCTTCGTATGTGTTGGGTGGTCGCGCGATGGAAATCGTCAACGACGAAACCTCGCTGCGTCGTTACATGCGTGAAGCGGTGCAGGTGTCGAACGACTCGCCGGTACTGCTCGACTACTTCCTCAACCGTGCGGTGGAAGTCGATATCGACGCCGTGTGTGACGGTGAGCAAGTGGTGATTGGCGGCATCATGCAGCACATTGAGCAAGCCGGTATTCACTCGGGTGACTCCGCTTGTTCGTTGCCACCGTACAGCTTGCCTGCCGATGTGCAGGACGAAATGCGCGACATGGTATGTAAAATGGCGCTGGAGCTGGGTGTTATCGGCCTTATGAACACCCAGTTGGCTTGGCAAGATGGCGAAATCTACGTCATTGAGGTGAACCCACGTGCTTCACGTACCGTGCCATTTGTTTCCAAGTGCATTGGTACGTCGCTGGCGGCGATTGCCGCAAAAGTAATGGCGGGCAAAACCTTAGCGGAGCTCGGGTTTACCGAGGAAATTATTCCACCTTACTTCTCGGTTAAAGAAGCGGTATTCCCATTCAACAAGTTCCAAGATGTGGATCCGATTCTGGGCCCTGAAATGAAGTCGACCGGCGAAGTGATGGGAGCGGGCACCAGCTTTGGTGAGGCTTTCTACAAAGCTCAGCTGGGAGCAGGCGCCAGCATTCCGCATGGCGGCGTGGCGTTTGTGTCTGTGCGTGATGCCGATAAAGACGGCGTTGTGGATGTGGCCAAAGGGCTGATCGCTTGTGGTTTTACCCTGGTATCGACGTCGGGCACCTGCAAAGCGTTGCAGCAGGCTGGTGTCGCGGTTGACCATGTGAACAAGGTCACTGAAGGTCGTCCACATATTGTTGATATGATTAAAAACGACGAAATCGCGTTGATTGTAAACACCACCGAAGGTGCGCAAGCGATTATCGACTCGGCTGACATTCGTCGCAGTGCGTTGCAGCACAAAGTTTATTACACCACCACCTTGGCTGGCGCTGAGGCGGTGGTGGAAGCACTGCGCTCGCCGGGCTTAAACGAAGTTCGTCGTCTACAAGAACTGCACGCGTCCATTTAA
- the carA gene encoding glutamine-hydrolyzing carbamoyl-phosphate synthase small subunit, which produces MPTPAILALEDGSLFKGTSFGAAGLSVGEVVFNTSMTGYQEILTDPSYANQIVTLTYPHIGNYGTNREDEESRGIFAKGLVIRDLPLVASNFRSEQALDEYLQQHNILGIADIDTRRLTRLLRAKGSLNGCIYAGDDAYEQARIDDAVSQAQAFPGLKGMDLAKEVTTAEAYRWTEADWQLGKGYGEQTAPKFKVVAYDYGVKRNILRMLAERGCELTVVPAQTPASEVLAMNPDGIFLSNGPGDPEPCDYAIAAIKEILQTHIPVFGICLGHQLLALASGASTVKMGHGHHGGNHPVQDLESGVVMITSQNHGFAVDEATLPDNLKATHKSLFDGTLQGIARTDKPAFSFQGHPEASPGPHDVAPLFDQFIDLIEKARQ; this is translated from the coding sequence TTGCCTACGCCAGCCATTCTTGCTCTTGAGGACGGCAGTCTGTTTAAAGGTACCAGTTTTGGTGCTGCAGGACTGTCGGTGGGAGAAGTGGTGTTTAACACTTCTATGACGGGTTACCAGGAAATTCTGACCGACCCATCCTATGCCAACCAAATTGTAACTCTCACCTATCCACACATCGGCAACTACGGTACCAACCGTGAAGACGAAGAATCGCGCGGCATTTTTGCCAAAGGCTTGGTGATTCGGGATCTGCCTCTGGTGGCCTCCAACTTCCGCAGTGAGCAAGCTCTGGATGAGTACCTGCAGCAGCACAATATTTTGGGCATCGCGGACATCGACACCCGCCGTCTGACGCGATTGCTGCGGGCCAAAGGGTCACTCAATGGCTGCATATATGCCGGTGACGACGCATACGAGCAAGCGCGTATCGACGACGCTGTGTCCCAAGCGCAGGCGTTCCCCGGCCTGAAAGGCATGGACCTAGCAAAAGAAGTCACCACAGCAGAAGCCTACCGCTGGACTGAAGCCGATTGGCAATTGGGCAAAGGCTACGGCGAGCAAACAGCGCCCAAATTTAAAGTGGTGGCTTATGACTATGGTGTTAAGCGCAACATTCTACGCATGCTGGCTGAGCGTGGTTGCGAGCTGACGGTGGTGCCAGCACAAACGCCGGCCAGTGAGGTGTTGGCGATGAATCCAGATGGCATCTTCCTGTCCAACGGCCCGGGTGACCCAGAGCCGTGCGATTACGCCATTGCGGCGATCAAAGAGATTTTGCAAACCCACATTCCTGTGTTTGGTATTTGCTTGGGCCATCAGTTGTTGGCACTGGCCTCTGGCGCTAGCACGGTCAAAATGGGTCATGGCCACCACGGCGGTAACCACCCGGTGCAAGACCTGGAGTCTGGTGTGGTAATGATCACCTCGCAAAACCACGGCTTTGCGGTGGATGAAGCGACCTTGCCGGACAACCTCAAAGCGACGCACAAATCGCTGTTCGATGGCACGCTGCAAGGCATTGCCCGTACCGATAAACCTGCATTCAGTTTCCAAGGGCACCCGGAAGCGAGCCCAGGCCCGCACGATGTTGCTCCGCTGTTTGACCAGTTTATCGATCTGATTGAAAAAGCCCGCCAATAA
- a CDS encoding beta-ketoacyl-ACP synthase III, which translates to MSDIVISGTGLFTPPHQITNDELVAAYNAYVERHNEEYAEQIAAGEREALSPSSSEFIEKASGIKARYAMYKDGIIDPAVMHPVFDATREGQTPEMVTMGIAAAKEAMQQANKKPEDIDLVIVSSTFRQRDYPGMAVEIQRDLGIKGAAYDMGIACSSATFGMINAYAALKAGIARCVLFVNPEFTTPGLNFKSRDSHFIFGDVATAAVLEPEDSCNSEHAFRIRHTKQFTQFSDNIRSDASYADYCFEDLPEDRPFFKQEGRKVFKELLPLVTQFITEQLAESQLEPQDLKRMWLHQANINMNNFAVKKLLGREPEGNEAPIVLDEFANTASSGSVIAFHRFKDDFAAGESGLICSFGAGYSIGSLLVEKV; encoded by the coding sequence ATGTCAGATATTGTTATTTCAGGAACCGGCTTGTTCACCCCCCCTCACCAGATCACCAATGATGAACTGGTCGCTGCTTATAACGCCTATGTTGAGCGACATAACGAAGAATACGCCGAACAAATTGCCGCCGGTGAGCGTGAAGCATTGTCACCGTCTAGCTCAGAGTTCATCGAGAAAGCATCAGGTATCAAAGCGCGCTATGCCATGTATAAAGACGGCATTATCGACCCAGCCGTTATGCACCCGGTGTTCGATGCCACGCGCGAAGGGCAAACACCTGAAATGGTGACCATGGGCATCGCCGCAGCCAAAGAGGCCATGCAACAAGCCAATAAAAAGCCGGAAGACATTGATCTGGTGATTGTCTCCAGCACCTTCCGCCAGCGTGATTATCCGGGCATGGCGGTGGAGATTCAGCGTGACCTGGGCATTAAAGGCGCCGCCTACGACATGGGCATTGCCTGCTCGTCGGCGACATTTGGCATGATCAACGCCTATGCCGCGCTCAAAGCAGGCATTGCTCGCTGCGTTTTATTTGTAAACCCAGAGTTCACCACGCCAGGGTTAAACTTCAAATCGCGCGACAGCCACTTTATCTTTGGCGATGTCGCCACTGCCGCCGTACTGGAGCCAGAGGACAGCTGCAACAGCGAACATGCCTTCCGTATTCGCCACACCAAACAGTTCACCCAATTCTCCGACAACATTCGCAGCGACGCGTCTTACGCCGACTACTGCTTTGAAGATTTGCCAGAAGATCGCCCATTCTTCAAACAAGAAGGCCGTAAAGTCTTTAAAGAGCTGCTGCCGCTGGTGACTCAGTTCATCACCGAGCAGTTGGCCGAAAGCCAGCTGGAGCCGCAAGACCTGAAGCGCATGTGGTTACATCAGGCCAACATCAATATGAACAACTTTGCGGTTAAAAAACTGCTCGGCCGCGAGCCGGAGGGCAACGAAGCACCCATCGTACTGGACGAGTTTGCCAACACCGCATCGTCTGGCTCAGTGATCGCCTTCCACCGCTTTAAAGACGACTTTGCTGCTGGCGAAAGCGGCCTGATTTGCTCCTTCGGTGCCGGCTACTCCATCGGTAGCTTGCTGGTTGAAAAAGTGTAA
- the fabA gene encoding 3-hydroxyacyl-[acyl-carrier-protein] dehydratase FabA, with the protein MSQPSSFDREQLLACGHGDMFGEGNARLPLPNMLMMDRIVHISSEGGAYGKGEIIAELDIRPDLWFFDCHFEGDPVMPGCLGLDAMWQLVGFFLGWRGNPGRGRALGCGEVKFRGQVLPKAEKVTYRIDIKRVMEQKLVMGIADARMEVDGREIYQAKDLRVGLFTSTEDF; encoded by the coding sequence ATGAGCCAACCGTCTTCCTTCGATCGCGAACAATTATTGGCCTGCGGCCACGGTGACATGTTCGGCGAAGGCAATGCCCGCCTACCACTTCCCAACATGCTTATGATGGATCGCATCGTGCACATCAGCTCCGAGGGCGGCGCCTACGGCAAAGGCGAAATCATCGCCGAGCTCGATATTCGTCCAGACCTGTGGTTCTTCGACTGCCATTTTGAAGGTGACCCGGTAATGCCTGGCTGCTTAGGGTTAGACGCCATGTGGCAACTGGTGGGCTTCTTCCTTGGCTGGCGCGGCAACCCAGGGCGCGGCCGAGCATTGGGCTGTGGCGAGGTCAAATTTCGTGGCCAAGTGCTGCCCAAAGCAGAAAAAGTCACCTACCGCATCGACATCAAACGCGTGATGGAACAAAAGTTGGTGATGGGCATCGCCGATGCCCGCATGGAAGTGGATGGCCGAGAAATTTATCAGGCCAAAGATCTGCGCGTTGGTTTGTTTACCTCGACAGAAGATTTTTAA